A genomic segment from Blastococcus sp. PRF04-17 encodes:
- a CDS encoding NAD-dependent succinate-semialdehyde dehydrogenase, with amino-acid sequence MYAVTNPATGEVIETFPTATDDEVRDAIDRAHQGYLLWRERPPVERAAVVKRAAQLFAERADELAAIITTEMGKLLPEAKGEMGIVVDIWNYYADNAETLLADEPLTIQGGEAVIQKRPVGVLLGIMPWNYPYYQVARFAAPNLVLGNTILLKHAPSCPRSSAAIEALLCDAGLPEDAYLNLYATNEQVAEIIADPRVQGVSLTGSERAGAAVAAEAGRHLKKVVLELGGSDPMLVLDTADLDRTVKVAVESRMGNTGQACNAPKRMIVLCDLYDEFVDKLTRQMAEFTPGDPTDPATTLAPLSSDAAAERLVEQIESAVRQGATLRTGGHRVERPGAYVEPTVLTDVTPEMDVYRQELFGPVALVFQAEDEDDAVRLANDTPFGLGAGVFSEDRGRAARVGSRIDAGMVYVNQAGGSQADLPFGGIKRSGVGRELGPLGIEEFMNKKVIRL; translated from the coding sequence ATGTATGCAGTGACCAACCCCGCGACCGGCGAGGTCATCGAGACGTTCCCGACGGCGACCGACGACGAGGTCCGCGACGCGATCGACCGCGCGCACCAGGGCTACCTATTGTGGCGCGAGCGGCCCCCGGTCGAGCGCGCCGCGGTCGTCAAGCGCGCCGCGCAGCTGTTCGCGGAGCGGGCCGACGAGCTGGCCGCGATCATCACGACCGAGATGGGCAAGCTGCTCCCCGAGGCCAAGGGGGAGATGGGCATCGTCGTCGACATCTGGAACTACTACGCAGACAACGCCGAGACCTTGCTCGCCGACGAGCCGCTGACCATCCAGGGCGGCGAGGCGGTCATCCAGAAGCGCCCGGTCGGGGTGCTGTTGGGCATCATGCCGTGGAACTACCCCTACTACCAGGTCGCCCGGTTCGCCGCGCCGAACCTGGTCCTGGGCAACACCATCCTGCTCAAGCACGCGCCCAGCTGCCCGAGGTCGTCGGCGGCCATCGAGGCGCTACTGTGCGACGCAGGCCTGCCCGAAGACGCCTACCTCAACCTCTACGCGACCAACGAGCAGGTCGCCGAGATCATCGCCGACCCACGGGTGCAGGGCGTGTCGCTCACCGGGAGCGAGCGGGCGGGGGCCGCGGTGGCCGCAGAGGCCGGTCGGCACCTGAAGAAGGTCGTGCTCGAGCTCGGCGGGTCCGACCCGATGCTGGTGCTCGACACCGCCGATCTGGACCGGACCGTCAAGGTCGCGGTCGAGTCCCGCATGGGGAACACCGGCCAGGCGTGCAACGCCCCGAAGCGCATGATTGTGCTGTGCGACCTCTACGACGAGTTCGTCGACAAGCTCACCCGGCAGATGGCCGAGTTCACGCCGGGCGACCCGACCGACCCGGCGACCACGCTGGCGCCGTTGTCGTCTGACGCGGCGGCGGAGCGGCTCGTCGAGCAGATCGAGTCGGCCGTGCGGCAGGGAGCCACGTTGCGGACGGGCGGCCACCGGGTCGAACGGCCCGGCGCCTACGTAGAGCCCACCGTGCTCACCGACGTGACGCCGGAGATGGACGTCTACCGGCAGGAGCTCTTCGGGCCGGTCGCCCTGGTCTTCCAGGCCGAGGACGAGGACGACGCGGTGCGGTTGGCCAACGACACTCCCTTCGGGCTCGGCGCCGGTGTGTTCAGCGAGGACCGCGGCCGGGCGGCTCGCGTGGGGAGCCGCATCGACGCCGGCATGGTGTACGTGAACCAGGCCGGCGGGTCGCAGGCCGACCTGCCTTTCGGCGGCATCAAGCGTTCCGGCGTGGGCCGCGAGCTCGGCCCGTTGGGCATCGAGGAGTTCATGAACAAGAAAGTGATCAGGCTGTAG
- a CDS encoding fumarylacetoacetate hydrolase family protein, with the protein MLSVHDLLPVDAETATLVGRVFDPDTQGPCVVVVDGTDAVDLSHVEPTVSTLLERRDLTDVLAAARRGTRRWALQQLVAAIETEDDRSLPRLLAPVDLQVIKAAGVTFVESMLERVIEERAKGDPSKAAEIRDQLSEVVGGAISAVRPGSPQAAQVKEILQREGLWSQYLEVGIGPDPEIFTKAPVLSAVGSGQTIGVHSRSVWNNPEPEVALAVRSDGTPVGATLGNDVNLRDFEGRSALLLTEAKDNNASCALGPFIRVFDDGFGMDDVRKLEVNLEVDGPDGFVLNGVSSMLNISRDPLELVQHAIGDHHQYPDGFVLFTGTLFSPTQDRHAPGAGFTHVLGDVVRIATPQLGALVNRVATAETAPAGSSASGRWCAACGSAS; encoded by the coding sequence ATGCTGTCCGTGCACGACCTGCTCCCGGTGGACGCCGAGACCGCCACGCTGGTGGGCCGGGTGTTCGACCCCGACACCCAGGGGCCGTGCGTCGTCGTCGTCGACGGCACCGACGCCGTCGACCTAAGCCACGTCGAGCCCACCGTCTCCACTCTGCTTGAGCGTCGCGACCTGACCGACGTCCTCGCCGCAGCCCGGCGCGGCACCCGCCGCTGGGCGCTGCAGCAGCTGGTCGCGGCCATTGAGACGGAGGACGACCGGTCGCTGCCGCGCCTGCTCGCCCCGGTGGACCTGCAGGTGATCAAGGCGGCGGGGGTGACCTTCGTCGAGAGCATGTTGGAGCGGGTCATCGAGGAGCGGGCCAAAGGTGACCCGTCGAAGGCCGCCGAGATCCGCGACCAGCTCTCGGAGGTCGTCGGCGGGGCGATCTCCGCGGTACGGCCCGGGTCGCCGCAGGCCGCCCAGGTGAAGGAGATCCTGCAGCGCGAGGGCCTGTGGTCGCAGTACCTTGAGGTGGGCATCGGTCCCGACCCGGAGATCTTCACCAAGGCGCCCGTGCTGTCGGCGGTGGGCAGTGGCCAGACGATCGGCGTCCACTCGCGCTCTGTCTGGAACAACCCCGAGCCCGAGGTCGCGCTGGCCGTCCGCTCCGACGGCACTCCGGTCGGCGCGACCCTCGGCAACGACGTCAACCTGCGCGACTTCGAGGGCCGCAGCGCGCTGCTGCTCACCGAGGCGAAGGACAACAACGCCTCCTGCGCGCTCGGCCCGTTCATCCGGGTGTTCGACGACGGCTTCGGGATGGACGACGTCCGGAAGCTGGAGGTCAACCTGGAGGTGGACGGGCCAGACGGCTTCGTGCTCAACGGCGTCAGCTCGATGCTGAACATCAGCCGCGACCCGCTGGAGCTCGTCCAGCACGCCATCGGCGACCACCACCAGTACCCCGACGGTTTCGTTCTGTTCACGGGCACCCTGTTCAGCCCGACGCAGGACCGGCACGCGCCGGGCGCGGGTTTCACCCACGTGCTGGGCGACGTGGTGCGTATTGCGACCCCGCAGCTCGGTGCGCTGGTCAACCGGGTGGCGACGGCCGAGACCGCCCCCGCTGGGAGTTCGGCATCTGGTCGCTGGTGCGCAGCCTGCGGCAGCGCGAGTTGA
- a CDS encoding VOC family protein: protein MSRPTITDVCLVTRDLDTAVQFYMDKLGFELDSRMPGFADFTGPGVVLALWDAQLIRDTTGVPAQVTEPEGHGVMIACELDSPAHIDEMYERLTARGVEFYRPPADYPWNARCVYFAGPCGEFWEFFAWYEGGKPGRPTPDAPLPA, encoded by the coding sequence GTGAGCCGACCGACCATCACCGACGTCTGCCTGGTCACCCGCGACCTAGACACGGCGGTGCAGTTCTACATGGACAAGCTCGGGTTCGAGCTCGACTCCCGGATGCCCGGCTTCGCCGACTTCACCGGGCCGGGTGTCGTCCTGGCCCTCTGGGACGCCCAGCTGATCCGCGACACCACCGGAGTGCCGGCCCAGGTCACCGAGCCCGAGGGCCACGGCGTGATGATCGCCTGCGAGCTCGACTCCCCGGCGCACATCGACGAGATGTACGAGCGCCTGACGGCCCGCGGCGTCGAATTCTACCGGCCGCCGGCCGACTACCCGTGGAACGCCCGGTGCGTCTACTTCGCCGGCCCCTGCGGGGAGTTCTGGGAGTTCTTCGCCTGGTACGAGGGCGGAAAGCCCGGCCGGCCGACGCCCGACGCCCCGCTGCCCGCCTGA
- a CDS encoding ABC transporter permease gives MDWLDAFLASGMRFTTPILLAGLGGLATAWTRDLNVGLEGIMIFGAFFGVVVGLFTGSSLAALAVVAVLGLLCGMIFGYLITVLRVNVFVAGIVLNVLGAGGTVYLLRSMYGVKGTLSDPGIPPLPKLHIPGVEDVPVLGGILSGHTVLTYLSWTLVLLLALAVRHTVVVRHLKAAGEHPAALATAGGNVTWMRVVAQAWCFALCGLAGLQLSLGQLTLFTEGMTSGLGFVALAAVIFCRGRVGLLAVMSVGFGLSSAASVQINEDVMPPQFAQMIPYIVALIGLIVLARTSREGATRIATPVMES, from the coding sequence GTGGACTGGCTCGATGCGTTCCTCGCCTCCGGCATGCGGTTCACCACGCCGATCCTGCTGGCCGGCCTCGGCGGCCTGGCGACGGCCTGGACCCGCGACCTCAACGTGGGCCTCGAGGGCATCATGATCTTCGGGGCGTTCTTCGGTGTCGTGGTCGGCTTGTTCACCGGCTCGTCGCTGGCCGCCCTCGCCGTCGTCGCGGTGCTCGGCCTGTTGTGCGGGATGATCTTCGGCTACCTGATCACGGTGCTGCGGGTGAACGTCTTCGTCGCCGGCATCGTGCTCAACGTGCTCGGCGCGGGCGGCACGGTGTACCTGCTGCGCTCGATGTACGGGGTCAAGGGCACCCTCAGCGACCCGGGCATCCCGCCGCTGCCGAAGCTGCACATTCCCGGTGTCGAGGACGTGCCCGTCCTCGGCGGCATCCTGTCCGGGCACACCGTGCTCACGTACCTGAGCTGGACGCTCGTGTTGCTGCTCGCCCTGGCCGTGCGGCACACCGTCGTCGTCCGGCACCTGAAGGCCGCCGGCGAGCACCCGGCCGCGCTGGCCACCGCGGGCGGGAACGTGACGTGGATGCGCGTCGTCGCCCAGGCCTGGTGCTTCGCCCTCTGCGGGCTGGCCGGCCTGCAGTTGAGCCTGGGGCAGCTGACCCTGTTCACCGAGGGTATGACCAGCGGCCTGGGCTTCGTGGCCCTCGCCGCGGTCATCTTCTGCCGCGGCCGGGTCGGCCTGTTGGCCGTCATGTCGGTCGGCTTCGGCCTGTCCTCCGCCGCGAGCGTGCAGATCAACGAGGACGTCATGCCGCCGCAGTTCGCCCAGATGATCCCGTACATCGTCGCGCTCATCGGGCTGATCGTCCTGGCACGGACATCGCGCGAGGGCGCGACGCGCATCGCCACACCCGTCATGGAGAGCTGA
- a CDS encoding ABC transporter permease produces MTAVQTPAEERGDTGRRGPWLRLGSWRDRLTSAGFVLVAGLLAAVVLIQLEGYAPLPTIQAGLEYALGDGTSIARTLAWGLPLYVAAIGVAIAFRSGMFNIGAEGQVYGGAMGAALAGAYIGPLFAPTHLAVVVLASALVGGLIAAGLGWLRAVWGVDEVLSTLLSNYVIILFCTYLATGPLRDPTRQSGTTREVADTARFGEILPRTGLSAAVFLVVAICVLGWWLSERTVTGYRWRMTGESPAFASAVGIDVRRSRIASMAISGALCGVAGGLLVAASQGRFWTEIGSGIGWDAVLVALIGRARPVATVVWVTLYCVMRSAARGLEQVSTVPSELSLILISAIIIAAAARAGVFSQFAALQRRLATWKGR; encoded by the coding sequence ATGACCGCCGTGCAGACTCCCGCCGAGGAGCGCGGCGACACCGGGCGCCGCGGCCCATGGCTGCGCCTCGGTTCGTGGCGCGACCGGCTGACCTCGGCCGGCTTCGTGCTGGTCGCCGGGCTGCTCGCGGCGGTGGTGCTGATCCAGTTGGAGGGTTACGCGCCGCTGCCGACCATCCAGGCCGGGCTGGAGTACGCGCTCGGGGACGGCACCAGCATCGCCCGCACGCTCGCCTGGGGGCTGCCCCTGTACGTGGCCGCCATCGGCGTCGCAATCGCCTTCCGCTCGGGCATGTTCAACATCGGCGCGGAGGGCCAGGTATACGGCGGTGCGATGGGCGCCGCGCTGGCCGGTGCCTACATCGGCCCGCTGTTCGCGCCGACGCACTTGGCGGTCGTGGTCCTGGCGTCCGCGCTCGTCGGTGGCCTCATCGCCGCCGGTCTCGGCTGGCTGCGGGCCGTCTGGGGCGTGGACGAGGTGCTCTCCACACTGCTGTCCAACTACGTGATCATCCTCTTCTGCACGTACCTGGCCACCGGACCGCTGCGCGACCCGACCCGGCAGAGCGGCACCACCCGCGAGGTGGCCGACACGGCGCGGTTCGGCGAGATCCTCCCGCGCACCGGCCTGAGCGCGGCGGTGTTTCTCGTGGTGGCGATCTGCGTGCTCGGCTGGTGGCTGAGCGAGCGTACGGTCACTGGATACCGGTGGCGGATGACGGGCGAGAGCCCGGCGTTCGCCTCGGCGGTCGGGATCGACGTGCGACGGTCCCGGATCGCCTCTATGGCGATCAGCGGCGCTCTCTGCGGCGTCGCCGGCGGGCTGCTGGTGGCCGCCTCCCAGGGGCGGTTCTGGACCGAGATCGGCTCGGGAATCGGCTGGGACGCCGTGCTCGTGGCTCTAATCGGCCGGGCCCGCCCGGTCGCCACCGTGGTGTGGGTGACCCTCTACTGCGTCATGCGCTCCGCCGCCCGGGGCCTGGAGCAGGTGAGCACCGTGCCTAGTGAGCTCTCGCTGATCCTCATCTCCGCGATCATCATCGCCGCTGCGGCCCGCGCTGGGGTGTTCTCCCAGTTCGCCGCGCTCCAACGGCGGCTGGCCACGTGGAAGGGGCGCTGA
- a CDS encoding ABC transporter ATP-binding protein yields MPDQAPGAAGPILELVDITKRFGPVVANSEVYFDLRAGEIHALVGENGAGKTTLMRVLYGMYQPDGGQIRLDGAPVRFRRPLDSIEHGIGMVHQHFMLVPSFTVAENVTLGAEPRRGRLFDHDAAHRRVREPMARLGIDLDPDTVTGTLNVATQQKLEIVKVLYRGARIIILDEPTAVLTPQETDELFRLLRRLADDGASIVFISHKLREVLAVADRITVLRNGRTVQTFASDRTEPAEVVAAMTGRGNVNLGRVERDVAAGDVVLSVRGLSTAKPEHDAALDDVSFTVRAGEIVGIAGVEGNGQSVLAEALIGTVAPAGGSITLADHSLDRLTVADRRNAGLSYVSEDRHLEGLPINGTVLEGLAANRLRGRRSLRALGPAFTRAVKAWAAAVVGQYAVKTSSLDAHCATLSGGNQQKIVIARELEDEPRCLVLAQPTRGVDLGAIEFIYDRIVEATRRGCAVVLISADLDEILRLSDRVLVMYRGCVVADEPAQRTSREELGMHMMGARPREVAA; encoded by the coding sequence GTGCCTGATCAGGCTCCCGGTGCCGCCGGCCCGATCCTCGAACTGGTGGACATCACCAAGAGGTTCGGGCCGGTGGTGGCCAACTCCGAGGTGTACTTCGACCTGCGCGCGGGGGAGATCCACGCGCTGGTCGGGGAGAACGGGGCAGGCAAGACCACCCTGATGCGGGTGCTTTACGGGATGTACCAGCCCGACGGCGGCCAGATCCGGCTCGACGGTGCACCGGTGCGGTTTCGCCGGCCGCTGGACTCGATCGAGCACGGGATCGGCATGGTGCACCAGCACTTCATGCTGGTGCCGAGCTTCACCGTCGCGGAGAACGTGACCCTCGGCGCGGAGCCGCGGCGGGGGCGGCTGTTTGACCACGACGCGGCCCACCGCAGGGTGCGCGAGCCGATGGCCCGACTCGGCATCGATCTCGACCCCGACACGGTCACCGGCACGCTCAACGTCGCGACCCAGCAGAAGCTGGAGATCGTCAAGGTGCTGTACCGCGGGGCGCGGATCATCATCCTCGACGAGCCGACCGCCGTCCTCACGCCGCAGGAGACCGACGAGCTCTTCCGGCTGCTGCGCCGGCTGGCCGACGACGGCGCGTCGATCGTCTTCATCTCGCACAAGCTGCGCGAGGTCCTGGCGGTGGCCGACCGGATCACCGTCCTGCGCAACGGCCGCACGGTGCAGACTTTCGCCAGCGACCGGACCGAGCCCGCCGAGGTCGTCGCTGCGATGACCGGCCGCGGGAACGTCAACCTCGGCCGGGTGGAGCGGGACGTCGCCGCCGGCGACGTCGTCCTGTCCGTGCGCGGGCTGTCGACGGCGAAGCCCGAGCACGACGCCGCGCTCGACGACGTCTCCTTCACCGTGCGGGCGGGGGAGATCGTCGGGATCGCCGGGGTCGAGGGGAACGGGCAGTCGGTGCTCGCTGAGGCGCTCATCGGCACCGTGGCCCCCGCCGGTGGCTCGATCACCCTGGCCGACCACTCGCTGGACCGGCTGACCGTCGCCGACCGCCGCAACGCCGGACTGTCGTACGTGTCGGAGGACCGCCACCTCGAAGGGCTGCCGATCAACGGCACGGTGCTGGAGGGGCTGGCGGCCAATCGGCTGCGCGGCCGGCGGTCGCTGCGCGCCCTCGGCCCGGCCTTCACCCGCGCGGTGAAGGCGTGGGCCGCCGCCGTCGTGGGGCAGTACGCCGTGAAGACGAGCAGCCTGGATGCGCACTGCGCCACGCTCTCCGGCGGCAACCAGCAGAAGATCGTGATCGCGCGGGAGCTCGAGGACGAGCCCCGGTGCCTGGTCCTCGCCCAGCCGACCCGGGGCGTCGACCTGGGGGCCATCGAGTTCATCTACGACCGCATCGTCGAGGCGACCCGGCGCGGTTGCGCGGTCGTGCTCATCTCCGCCGACCTCGACGAGATCCTGCGCCTCTCCGACCGGGTGCTGGTGATGTACCGCGGCTGTGTGGTGGCCGACGAGCCGGCGCAGAGGACGAGCCGGGAGGAGCTCGGGATGCACATGATGGGTGCGCGGCCGCGGGAAGTCGCCGCATGA
- a CDS encoding BMP family lipoprotein — protein MTQRMRRTWGLAGTAVLTAALAACGGEAPRTADAAEDGALRVGIFVDNAFGDGDFFDQAGRAQQPLEDDGAVVNTYEGQLQAQNFEPLLQDAADANDLVFVLGFEAIDAMTKVAAENPDTTFVFVDAVVDDPNIVSAVFRTAEGCFMAGALAATVNSAQGSSVAGFIGGVNAPVVENCESGYDQGVAQVDPAQSVASQYVGSFVDPAKGREITLALAQRGAYSVFAYAGLSGAGAFDAASSGESVAPIGVVADKSDLAPGKVPGSLEMGVDAVILELADQYRNDDLERGSQHDYGFAEGGWAMVYDDSLLTPDQIAALEALEQQIVDGELQISA, from the coding sequence ATGACACAGCGGATGCGCAGGACGTGGGGCCTCGCGGGAACGGCCGTGCTGACCGCTGCCTTGGCCGCCTGCGGCGGGGAAGCGCCGCGGACGGCCGATGCGGCCGAGGACGGGGCCCTGCGGGTGGGGATCTTCGTCGACAACGCCTTCGGTGACGGCGACTTCTTCGACCAGGCCGGTAGGGCGCAGCAGCCGCTCGAGGACGACGGCGCCGTCGTGAACACCTACGAGGGCCAGCTCCAGGCGCAGAACTTCGAGCCGCTGCTGCAGGATGCCGCGGACGCCAACGACCTCGTCTTCGTGCTCGGGTTCGAAGCGATCGACGCGATGACGAAGGTGGCCGCGGAGAACCCTGACACGACGTTCGTGTTCGTCGACGCCGTCGTCGACGACCCGAACATCGTCTCGGCCGTGTTCCGCACCGCGGAGGGCTGCTTCATGGCCGGCGCGCTCGCCGCGACGGTGAACTCCGCGCAGGGCAGCTCGGTCGCCGGCTTCATCGGCGGCGTGAACGCGCCGGTCGTCGAGAACTGCGAGTCCGGCTACGACCAGGGTGTAGCCCAGGTCGACCCGGCGCAGTCGGTGGCCTCACAGTACGTGGGCTCGTTCGTCGACCCCGCGAAGGGCCGGGAGATCACCCTGGCGCTCGCGCAGCGGGGCGCGTACTCCGTCTTCGCCTACGCCGGGCTCTCCGGCGCGGGTGCGTTCGACGCCGCCAGCTCCGGTGAGTCGGTCGCGCCGATCGGCGTGGTGGCCGACAAGAGCGATCTCGCCCCGGGGAAGGTCCCGGGCAGCCTGGAGATGGGCGTCGACGCGGTCATCCTGGAGCTCGCCGACCAGTACCGGAACGACGACCTCGAGCGGGGCTCGCAGCACGACTATGGCTTCGCCGAGGGTGGCTGGGCCATGGTCTACGACGACAGCCTGCTGACGCCGGACCAGATCGCAGCCCTGGAGGCCCTCGAGCAGCAGATCGTCGACGGCGAGCTGCAGATCAGTGCCTGA
- a CDS encoding C-terminal binding protein: protein MGDAAGKRVVVTDHTFKSVTAEAKVARDHGASFACFSCSGEAETAEAVNGATVAFVNFAPMTRSVLARMRPGSTVIRYGIGYDNVDVASATELGIRVANVPDYGVDTVADHAVAGLLALVRRLPDYDRRIRGEGWVRPAEVGPVRGLRSTVVGLVGLGRIAQAVHARLVPFGCTFVGHDPHAPQEDFDRLGVERVALPQLARRAHAVSLHAPSTPETRRMVDAGFLAALPTGAVLVNTSRGSLVDEAALAEAVARGHLAGAALDVFESEPLAADSPLRVQPAILLSPHAAFYDEDSLARLQQLASEEAGRALRGEELRCSVA, encoded by the coding sequence GTGGGGGACGCAGCCGGCAAGCGCGTGGTGGTGACCGATCACACCTTCAAGAGCGTGACGGCCGAGGCGAAGGTGGCCCGCGACCACGGCGCCTCGTTCGCGTGCTTCTCCTGCTCGGGCGAGGCGGAGACCGCCGAGGCCGTCAACGGCGCCACCGTCGCCTTCGTGAACTTCGCCCCGATGACGCGATCCGTGCTCGCTCGCATGCGGCCGGGGTCGACCGTCATCCGCTACGGCATCGGCTACGACAACGTCGACGTGGCCAGCGCCACCGAGCTCGGCATCCGGGTGGCCAACGTGCCCGACTACGGCGTCGACACGGTGGCCGACCACGCGGTGGCCGGGCTGCTCGCGCTGGTCCGCCGGCTCCCCGACTACGACCGCCGGATCCGAGGCGAGGGCTGGGTGCGTCCCGCCGAGGTCGGCCCCGTCCGCGGGTTGCGGTCCACGGTGGTCGGCCTGGTCGGCCTGGGCCGCATCGCCCAGGCCGTGCACGCCCGGCTCGTGCCGTTCGGCTGCACTTTCGTGGGGCACGACCCGCACGCCCCGCAGGAAGACTTCGACCGGCTCGGCGTCGAGCGGGTCGCGCTGCCGCAGCTGGCCCGGCGCGCCCACGCGGTGAGCCTGCACGCGCCGAGCACGCCGGAGACGCGACGAATGGTCGACGCCGGCTTCCTGGCCGCGTTGCCGACAGGGGCGGTGCTGGTCAACACCTCCCGAGGGTCACTGGTGGACGAGGCGGCGCTCGCCGAGGCGGTCGCCCGGGGCCACCTGGCCGGCGCGGCCCTGGACGTCTTCGAGAGCGAACCGCTGGCCGCCGACTCACCGCTGCGCGTCCAGCCCGCGATCCTGCTAAGCCCGCACGCCGCGTTCTACGACGAGGACTCCCTCGCCCGGCTCCAGCAGCTGGCCAGCGAGGAAGCCGGGCGGGCGCTGCGCGGGGAGGAACTGCGATGCTCGGTCGCCTGA
- a CDS encoding FadR/GntR family transcriptional regulator, with product MSAIPPVFTVVPAKRQRLSEDVAEQITRYVIAHGLQPGDRLPTEPELVEQYEVSRTVVREAGRLLVERGLVDIRPGRGMVVADFDGSSIARQYGLLLELKQGSFRQLMEMRLVLEVGVAEYAAQRRTSKDLERIQAALDSFATTDEHDSSLEADLEFHTAIAHASHNPFFSHVVVPVNDYLRRAYQPSLGYEAARPQTLAEHEQIAQAIDSGDAARAGELMRRHLGRILAGSEELVQDADAAPVD from the coding sequence GTGAGCGCGATTCCGCCGGTGTTCACCGTGGTCCCCGCCAAGCGGCAGCGCCTGTCGGAGGACGTGGCCGAGCAGATCACCCGGTACGTCATCGCCCACGGCCTGCAGCCCGGCGACCGGCTGCCGACCGAGCCGGAGCTGGTCGAGCAGTACGAGGTCAGCCGGACGGTCGTGCGGGAGGCGGGCCGGCTGCTCGTGGAGCGCGGGCTGGTGGACATCCGGCCCGGCCGCGGGATGGTGGTGGCCGACTTCGACGGCTCCAGCATCGCGCGGCAGTACGGGTTGCTGCTGGAGCTGAAGCAAGGCAGCTTCCGCCAGCTCATGGAGATGCGGCTGGTGCTGGAGGTGGGGGTCGCGGAGTACGCCGCGCAGCGCCGGACCTCGAAGGACTTGGAACGCATCCAGGCCGCCCTGGACTCCTTTGCCACAACCGACGAGCACGACTCCTCGCTCGAGGCGGACCTGGAGTTCCACACCGCCATCGCGCACGCCTCGCACAACCCGTTCTTCAGCCACGTGGTGGTGCCGGTCAACGACTATCTCCGCCGGGCCTACCAGCCCAGCCTCGGGTACGAGGCGGCCCGGCCGCAGACGCTGGCCGAGCACGAGCAGATCGCTCAGGCCATCGACTCCGGTGACGCTGCCCGCGCCGGCGAGCTGATGCGCCGGCACCTCGGCCGGATCCTCGCCGGCAGCGAGGAGCTGGTGCAGGACGCGGACGCCGCGCCGGTCGACTGA